In Numenius arquata chromosome 20, bNumArq3.hap1.1, whole genome shotgun sequence, the following proteins share a genomic window:
- the VAMP3 gene encoding vesicle-associated membrane protein 3 produces MSASVPGSSNAAAGSNRRLQQTQHQVDEVVDIMRVNVDKVLERDQKLSELDDRADALQAGASQFETSAAKLKRKYWWKNCKMWAILIAVVIIIIIIIIVLSVPS; encoded by the exons GTCAGCCAGTGTCCCTGGAAGCTCAAATGCGGCTGCTGGCAGTAATCGCCGTCTTCAGCAGACTCAACACCAAGTAGATGAG GTGGTTGACATCATGCGAGTGAATGTGGACAAGGTTTTGGAGCGAGATCAGAAGCTGTCAGAGTTGGATGACCGTGCTGACGCGCTGCAAGCAGGAGCTTCCCAGTTTGAGACCAGTGCAGCCAAGCTGAAAAGGAAGTATTGGTGGAAGAACTGTAAG atgtgGGCAATATTGATAGCCGTTgttatcattatcatcatcatcattattg TCCTGAGCGTGCCTTCATGA